A single region of the Ahaetulla prasina isolate Xishuangbanna chromosome 13, ASM2864084v1, whole genome shotgun sequence genome encodes:
- the DNAJA4 gene encoding dnaJ homolog subfamily A member 4 isoform X2, producing MDIFDMFFGGAGRMNRERRGKNVVHQLSVTLEDLYMGATRKLALQKNVICDKCKGYGGKKGAVEKCPTCKGRGVQVLVQQIGPGMVQQIQTVCPDCKGQGERINPKDRCTNCNGNKVVREKKIIEIHIDKGMKDGQKLVFHGEGDQEPDLEPGDVIIVLDQKDHSVFQRRGNDLVMKMKIQLTEALCGFKKSVETLDDRVLLISSKPGEVIKHGDIKCIINEGMPIYKSPLEKGSLIMQFLVAFPEHHWLPNDQLPLLEALLPPREQVMVSEEMDHVDLVEFDPKERTYRNHGEAYEEDEEGPRTGVQCQTS from the exons GTAAGAATGTTGTCCATCAGTTGAGCGTCACGCTGGAGGACTtgtacatgggagccacaagaaaACTAGCCCTTCAGAAGAACGTTATCTGTGACAAGTGCAAAG GTTACGGTGGGAAAAAAGGGGCCGTAGAAAAATGCCCCACCTGCAAAGGGCGAGGCGTTCAGGTGTTGGTCCAGCAGATCGGACCCGGGATGGTGCAGCAGATTCAGACCGTGTGTCCGGACTGCAAAGGCCAAGGGGAACGGATAAATCCCAAGGACAGGTGTACCAACTGCAACGGCAACAAGGTGgttagagagaaaaaaattatcgAAATTCACATCGATAAAG GTATGAAAGATGGCCAGAAACTCGTCTTTCACGGAGAAGGCGATCAGGAACCCGACCTAGAACCGGGAGATGTCATTATTGTACTGGATCAAAAAGATCACTCTGTATTTCAGAGGAGAGGCAATgacttggtgatgaaaatgaaaatCCAGCTGACGGAGGCCTTGTGCGGCTTCAAGAAGAGTGTGGAGACGCTGGACGACAGGGTCCTCCTCATATCCTCCAAACCAG GGGAAGTGATAAAACACGGAGACATCAAATGCATCATCAACGAAGGGATGCCGATCTACAAATCCCCCTTGGAGAAAGGATCCTTGATCATGCAGTTTTTG gttGCCTTCCCCGAGCATCACTGGCTTCCCAACGATCAGCTCCCTCTCTTAGAAGCCCTGCTGCCTCCCCGGGAGCAAGTGATGGTTTCCGAAGAGATGGATCATGTCGACCTGGTGGAATTCGATCCCAAAGAACGAACATACCGAAACCACGGCGAAGCCTACGAAGAGGATGAGGAAGGCCCAAGGACGGGGGTCCAGTGCCAGACCTCGTGA